The Streptomyces spororaveus genome includes a region encoding these proteins:
- a CDS encoding DUF6397 family protein, whose translation MTQVGTALREDAAGAVAVDVLLGGVQAAGELGLSRHEFARAVQLGIVRAGPRTIGGAARFARAELDRVRSAAGPPGALRERVETVAGAQAAAEVVGVGPSRFTRLARCGHVIPVGYRINRYRAVVWLYLTTELRSFAAREPGMLSGIAPSADRELMAAGADLRPRKWRGRHVGLLLGRAADPWERAAVLASVLPEAELLETVPDPAERIVLAALGPPPPYGHPQVPAAAAVATELLKAGPPDEIHWYRASLDFALVQARGQSKSTGERGPT comes from the coding sequence ATGACGCAGGTGGGGACCGCACTTCGGGAGGATGCGGCCGGCGCAGTCGCCGTGGACGTGCTGCTGGGCGGGGTACAGGCCGCGGGTGAACTGGGTCTGAGCCGCCATGAGTTCGCCAGGGCCGTCCAGCTGGGGATCGTGCGGGCCGGGCCGCGCACGATCGGCGGGGCCGCGCGCTTCGCACGGGCCGAGCTGGACCGTGTCAGGTCGGCGGCGGGCCCGCCGGGCGCGCTGCGCGAGCGGGTCGAGACGGTGGCCGGGGCGCAGGCGGCGGCCGAGGTGGTGGGGGTCGGCCCGAGCCGGTTCACGCGGCTCGCGCGCTGCGGGCACGTGATCCCGGTCGGCTACCGGATCAACAGGTACCGGGCCGTGGTGTGGCTCTACCTGACCACGGAGCTACGGAGCTTCGCCGCGCGGGAGCCGGGAATGCTGAGCGGGATCGCGCCGTCGGCGGACAGGGAACTGATGGCGGCCGGGGCGGATCTGCGCCCCCGGAAGTGGCGCGGGCGGCATGTCGGGCTGCTGCTGGGACGAGCCGCCGACCCGTGGGAGCGCGCCGCCGTACTGGCTTCCGTACTCCCTGAGGCCGAGCTGCTGGAGACCGTGCCCGACCCGGCGGAGCGGATCGTCCTGGCCGCCCTCGGACCGCCCCCGCCCTACGGGCACCCGCAGGTTCCGGCGGCAGCCGCGGTGGCGACGGAGCTGCTGAAGGCCGGCCCGCCGGACGAGATCCACTGGTACCGGGCCAGCCTGGACTTCGCCCTGGTACAGGCGCGGGGTCAGTCGAAGTCGACGGGGGAGAGGGGGCCGACGTAG
- a CDS encoding PPOX class F420-dependent oxidoreductase produces the protein MAKKMTQEEWRAFVSHSTRTGKLSTVREDGSPHIAPIWFVLDGDSFVFNTGKDTVKGRNLIRDGRVALCVDDDRPPFSFVVLQGRAEITGYADDADELLTWATRIGARYMGEEQAESFGRRNAVPTELLVRVPIDKVIAQARIAE, from the coding sequence ATGGCGAAGAAGATGACTCAAGAGGAATGGCGGGCGTTCGTCTCGCACTCCACCCGCACCGGAAAGCTCTCCACCGTGCGCGAGGACGGAAGCCCGCACATCGCTCCTATCTGGTTCGTACTCGACGGCGATTCCTTCGTCTTCAACACCGGAAAGGACACGGTGAAAGGCCGCAACCTCATCCGCGACGGCCGGGTCGCGCTCTGCGTCGACGACGACCGGCCGCCCTTCTCCTTCGTCGTCCTCCAGGGCCGCGCCGAGATCACCGGGTACGCCGACGACGCGGACGAACTGCTCACCTGGGCCACCCGGATCGGCGCCCGCTACATGGGCGAGGAACAGGCCGAATCCTTCGGACGCCGCAATGCCGTCCCGACCGAACTCCTCGTCAGGGTTCCCATCGACAAGGTGATCGCCCAGGCCCGTATCGCCGAATGA
- a CDS encoding roadblock/LC7 domain-containing protein, producing the protein MALDKQLDWLLDDLTRRVQQVRHAVVLSNDGLVTGASAGLAREDAEHLAAVAAGLQSLAKGSGRHFRAGEVRQTMVEYDEGALFVMAAGAGSSLCVLSAAESDIGQVAYEMTLLVNRVGEHLGVAERRITGG; encoded by the coding sequence ATGGCACTGGACAAGCAACTGGACTGGCTGCTGGACGACCTGACGCGCAGGGTCCAGCAGGTGCGGCACGCGGTGGTGCTGTCCAATGACGGCCTGGTCACGGGCGCGAGCGCGGGGCTGGCGCGGGAGGACGCGGAGCATCTGGCGGCTGTCGCGGCCGGTCTGCAGAGCCTTGCCAAGGGGTCCGGCCGCCACTTCCGGGCCGGCGAGGTGCGTCAGACGATGGTCGAGTACGACGAGGGAGCGCTCTTCGTCATGGCGGCGGGCGCGGGCAGCAGCCTGTGCGTGCTGAGCGCCGCCGAGTCCGACATCGGCCAGGTCGCCTATGAGATGACACTGCTGGTCAACCGGGTGGGCGAGCACCTGGGTGTCGCGGAGCGGCGCATCACCGGCGGCTGA
- a CDS encoding oxygenase MpaB family protein — MVQRYDRLREILRLDPDKDFLAIYRLTATYEFPWDFSRALELALFRTYAVPSIGGLLAETAEFTERTQKRYDDTALLLDAVVEHGFESDTARTAIRRVNQMHRSYDISNEDMRYVLCTFVVIPARWLDAYGWRPLTHHERRACANYYAALGRHLGITDIPGSYEEFEATLDAYEEAHFGWDEGARKVADSTLDLMASWYPAPVAPAVRRASLALLDEPLLGAFRYEAPRAPVRRLVEGALWLRGRAVRLLPPRRNPHYARQNPEIKGYPDGYDVGELGTFPVPGSGGCPVPHPRRPAGAEAQPPA; from the coding sequence CTGGTGCAGCGATACGATCGGCTGAGGGAGATCCTCCGTCTCGATCCCGACAAGGATTTCCTCGCCATCTACCGGCTCACCGCCACCTACGAGTTCCCCTGGGACTTCAGCCGCGCCCTGGAACTCGCCCTGTTCCGGACATATGCCGTCCCGAGCATCGGTGGCCTGCTGGCCGAGACGGCCGAGTTCACCGAGCGGACCCAGAAGCGCTACGACGACACCGCGCTGCTCCTGGACGCGGTCGTCGAGCACGGCTTCGAGAGTGACACCGCCCGCACCGCGATCCGCCGCGTCAACCAGATGCACCGCAGCTACGACATCTCGAACGAGGACATGCGCTATGTCCTGTGCACCTTCGTGGTGATTCCGGCGCGCTGGCTGGACGCCTACGGCTGGCGTCCGCTGACCCACCACGAGCGCCGGGCCTGCGCGAACTACTACGCCGCCCTCGGCCGCCACCTGGGCATCACGGACATCCCGGGCTCGTACGAGGAGTTCGAGGCCACCCTCGACGCCTACGAGGAGGCCCACTTCGGCTGGGACGAGGGCGCCCGCAAGGTCGCCGACTCCACCCTGGACCTCATGGCCTCCTGGTACCCGGCGCCGGTCGCCCCCGCCGTGCGGCGCGCGAGTCTCGCCCTCCTCGACGAGCCGCTCCTGGGCGCCTTCCGGTACGAGGCCCCGCGCGCCCCGGTCCGGCGCCTCGTCGAGGGCGCCCTGTGGCTGCGCGGCCGCGCGGTGCGGCTGCTGCCCCCGCGCCGGAACCCGCACTACGCCCGCCAGAACCCGGAGATCAAGGGCTATCCGGACGGCTACGACGTGGGTGAGCTCGGCACGTTCCCCGTGCCCGGCTCGGGCGGCTGCCCCGTTCCGCATCCCCGCCGGCCCGCCGGAGCCGAGGCCCAGCCTCCGGCCTGA
- a CDS encoding GTP-binding protein, translated as MMGQHDDRSAGPAPGVDPGPGEDPELAALALKILVAGGFGVGKTTLVGAVSEIRPLRTEEALSEAGELVDDTGGVDQKTTTTVAMDFGRITIRSGLSLYLFGTPGQDRFWFLWDELSQGALGAVVLADTRRLEDCFPAVDYFEHRRIPFVVAVNCFTDARRYGAHDVSRALDLEQGTPVVLCDARDRDSGKEVLIRLVEYAGRVHTARLLDSVEPQADSV; from the coding sequence TTGATGGGACAGCATGACGACCGATCTGCCGGACCGGCCCCGGGCGTGGATCCCGGTCCCGGGGAGGACCCGGAACTGGCCGCACTCGCACTGAAGATCCTGGTGGCGGGCGGCTTCGGGGTGGGCAAGACCACGCTGGTGGGCGCGGTCAGCGAGATCCGGCCGCTGCGGACGGAGGAAGCGCTGAGCGAGGCGGGTGAACTGGTCGACGACACGGGCGGCGTGGACCAGAAGACGACCACGACCGTGGCCATGGACTTCGGGCGGATCACCATCCGCTCCGGCCTGTCCCTCTACCTGTTCGGCACGCCGGGGCAGGACCGGTTCTGGTTCCTGTGGGACGAGCTGTCGCAGGGCGCGCTGGGTGCGGTGGTACTCGCCGACACGCGGCGGCTGGAGGACTGCTTTCCGGCGGTGGACTACTTCGAGCACCGGCGCATCCCGTTCGTGGTGGCCGTCAACTGCTTCACGGACGCCCGGCGGTACGGGGCGCACGACGTGTCGCGGGCGCTGGACCTGGAGCAGGGGACACCGGTGGTGCTGTGCGACGCGCGCGACCGGGATTCGGGGAAGGAAGTGCTGATCAGGCTGGTCGAGTACGCCGGGCGGGTGCACACCGCCCGGCTGCTGGACTCGGTGGAGCCCCAGGCCGATTCCGTGTGA
- a CDS encoding acyl-CoA thioesterase: MTNPAERLVDLLDLEQIEVNIFRGASPQESLQRVFGGQVAGQALVAAGRTVESDRPVHSLHAYFLRPGIPGVPIVYQVERVRDGRSFTTRRVTAVQQGKTIFNLTASFHHPEEGGIEHQLPPHHVPHPDTLPKVADEIREHLGALPEALERMARRQPFDIRYVNRLRWTPEELKGSDPRSAVWMRAVGPLGDDPLIHTCALTYASDMTLLDAVRIPVEPLWGMRGFDMASLDHAMWFHRPFRADEWFLYDQESPIAHGGRGLARGRIYDEEGRLLVSVVQEGLFRPYPAASSRPAQAARPSEPAPEN, encoded by the coding sequence ATGACGAACCCCGCCGAGAGACTGGTCGATCTGCTCGATCTGGAGCAGATCGAGGTCAACATCTTCCGCGGCGCCAGCCCGCAGGAGTCCCTCCAGCGAGTCTTCGGCGGCCAGGTCGCCGGCCAGGCGCTGGTGGCCGCGGGGCGCACCGTCGAGAGCGACCGCCCGGTCCACTCGCTGCACGCGTACTTCCTGCGCCCCGGCATCCCCGGGGTGCCGATCGTGTACCAGGTGGAGCGGGTGCGCGACGGGCGGTCCTTCACCACGCGCCGGGTCACCGCGGTCCAGCAGGGCAAGACGATCTTCAATCTCACCGCCTCCTTCCATCATCCCGAGGAGGGCGGCATCGAGCACCAGCTGCCTCCTCACCACGTCCCTCACCCGGACACGCTCCCCAAGGTCGCGGACGAGATCCGCGAGCACCTCGGGGCGCTGCCGGAGGCGCTGGAGCGGATGGCCCGCCGCCAGCCCTTCGACATCCGGTACGTCAACCGGCTCCGCTGGACTCCGGAGGAGCTCAAGGGATCCGATCCCCGCAGCGCGGTGTGGATGCGCGCGGTCGGCCCGCTGGGCGACGACCCCCTCATCCACACCTGCGCCCTCACCTACGCAAGTGACATGACCCTCCTCGACGCCGTGCGCATCCCGGTGGAACCCCTGTGGGGCATGCGCGGTTTCGACATGGCCTCGCTGGACCACGCCATGTGGTTCCACCGGCCGTTCCGGGCGGACGAGTGGTTCCTGTACGACCAGGAGTCGCCCATCGCGCACGGCGGCCGGGGCCTTGCCCGGGGCCGCATCTACGACGAGGAGGGCAGACTGCTGGTGTCCGTGGTCCAGGAGGGCCTCTTCCGTCCGTACCCCGCCGCGTCGTCCCGGCCGGCCCAGGCAGCCCGTCCGTCCGAGCCCGCCCCGGAGAACTGA
- a CDS encoding polyprenyl synthetase family protein: MSYLDLHREVSQDIDAEIDTALEHLGSLAGTTRNTVAKLLEQRKLRHPLSVLPLLTHGMETGNPRPAIPLSAVHLLWWTSACYLDDLADANGASICGELTENEALLASVITGNSLPIQILLSQDLPESARSALITEILNGWIIGVDGQVDDMRGDICSASRKSVVETYRGKSGAPFGMITAMAAIFSGTTAEKVELWREFGYVFGILWQIFNDQEDIISGRNEDLLNGTVTYLLASVVEDAAPDSREYILGLCAAAGRSHQARAELEALLRTPTALDRYRAEIDVFRAEAHRILDVLGGDETYSPVLRHLVDHASQMLLEADLAPAVVSGAA, from the coding sequence ATGTCCTACCTGGACCTGCACCGTGAAGTCTCGCAGGACATCGACGCGGAGATCGACACCGCACTGGAGCACCTCGGCTCCCTGGCGGGCACGACCAGGAACACCGTGGCCAAGCTCTTGGAACAGCGCAAACTGAGACATCCCCTGTCGGTGTTGCCGCTCCTCACGCACGGCATGGAGACGGGTAATCCGAGGCCGGCCATTCCGCTGTCCGCCGTGCACCTCCTGTGGTGGACCTCCGCCTGCTACCTCGACGACCTGGCGGACGCCAACGGCGCCTCCATCTGCGGTGAGCTCACCGAGAACGAAGCCCTGCTCGCATCCGTCATCACGGGAAACTCGCTCCCCATCCAGATACTCCTGTCGCAAGATCTCCCGGAGTCGGCGCGCAGCGCGCTGATAACCGAGATCCTGAACGGCTGGATCATCGGCGTCGACGGCCAGGTCGACGACATGCGCGGGGACATCTGCAGCGCCTCGCGGAAATCGGTGGTCGAGACGTACCGTGGCAAATCCGGCGCGCCCTTCGGAATGATCACGGCAATGGCCGCGATATTCTCGGGAACGACGGCCGAGAAGGTGGAACTGTGGCGCGAGTTCGGCTACGTCTTCGGCATACTTTGGCAAATCTTCAACGACCAGGAAGACATCATTTCCGGCCGTAACGAGGACCTCCTCAACGGCACGGTCACTTATCTCCTCGCCTCCGTCGTCGAGGACGCCGCGCCCGATTCCCGGGAGTACATTCTGGGCCTGTGCGCCGCCGCCGGGCGCTCACATCAGGCCAGAGCGGAACTCGAAGCCCTGCTGCGGACGCCCACCGCCCTCGACCGGTACCGGGCGGAGATCGACGTCTTCCGCGCCGAGGCCCACCGCATCCTGGACGTACTGGGCGGCGACGAGACCTACTCCCCGGTGCTCCGGCACCTCGTGGACCACGCGTCCCAGATGCTGCTCGAAGCGGATCTCGCCCCGGCCGTCGTGAGCGGCGCCGCCTGA
- a CDS encoding DUF742 domain-containing protein: MNGQWYDADAGPLVRPYAMTGGRTKPGPHGVRFDLIALVAVDPEGTDEAAESLMGPEHRALLGLCRSETQSVAELAADADLPVGVVRVLLGDLLEGGHVKVSRPVPPAQLPDERILREVIEGLRAL, encoded by the coding sequence ATGAACGGCCAGTGGTACGACGCCGACGCGGGCCCACTCGTCCGCCCGTACGCCATGACCGGCGGGCGTACGAAGCCGGGACCCCACGGCGTCCGCTTCGACCTGATCGCGCTGGTCGCGGTCGACCCGGAGGGCACGGACGAGGCGGCCGAGTCCCTGATGGGCCCCGAACACCGGGCACTGCTCGGACTCTGCCGGTCCGAGACCCAGTCGGTGGCCGAACTCGCCGCCGACGCCGACCTGCCGGTGGGGGTGGTGCGGGTGCTGCTCGGGGACCTGCTGGAGGGCGGGCACGTCAAGGTCAGCCGGCCGGTGCCGCCCGCACAACTGCCGGACGAGCGGATTCTGCGTGAAGTCATCGAGGGATTGCGAGCGCTTTGA
- a CDS encoding class I SAM-dependent methyltransferase, translated as MSEDHTHVQEFFGARAADWDRRFPGDGPAFTTAVTEFGLRPGDRVLDAGCGTGRAMTALRAAVGPAGTVLGVDLTPQMLAAARQAGRDAEGALLLADVARLPLRDEVLDAVFAAGLIAHLPDPGANLHELARVVRPGGALALFHPIGRAALAARHGRELTPDDMRAEHNLGPLLTGSGWDMTSYADDDDRFLALAVRHP; from the coding sequence ATGAGCGAAGACCACACACACGTGCAGGAGTTCTTCGGGGCGCGCGCGGCCGACTGGGACCGCAGGTTCCCCGGGGACGGACCCGCGTTCACCACCGCGGTGACCGAGTTCGGACTGCGTCCCGGGGACCGCGTGCTCGACGCGGGCTGCGGCACCGGGCGGGCCATGACCGCACTGCGGGCCGCCGTCGGACCCGCCGGGACCGTGCTGGGCGTGGACCTCACCCCGCAGATGCTGGCCGCGGCACGGCAGGCGGGCCGGGACGCGGAGGGCGCCCTGCTGCTGGCCGACGTGGCCCGGCTGCCGCTGCGCGACGAGGTGCTCGACGCGGTGTTCGCCGCCGGGCTCATCGCCCATCTGCCCGACCCGGGGGCGAACCTGCACGAGCTCGCCCGGGTGGTCCGCCCCGGTGGCGCGCTCGCGCTCTTCCACCCGATCGGGCGAGCGGCCCTCGCCGCGCGCCACGGCCGCGAGCTGACCCCGGACGACATGCGGGCCGAGCACAACCTCGGCCCGCTGCTCACCGGTTCGGGCTGGGACATGACCTCGTACGCCGACGACGACGACCGTTTTCTGGCGCTCGCCGTACGTCACCCGTGA
- a CDS encoding YchJ family protein: MPTPAVPCPCGLPASYAECCGPFHSGARSAPTAERLMRSRFSAFAVGDTAYLLRSWHPATRPARLDLDPEQRWERLEILATERGGMFETEGSVEFRAHYREGRHTGSLHEHSSFSREAGAWVYVGPLSPVDFD, translated from the coding sequence ATGCCCACCCCTGCCGTCCCCTGCCCCTGCGGGCTGCCCGCCTCCTACGCGGAGTGCTGCGGCCCCTTCCACTCGGGTGCCCGGTCGGCGCCCACCGCCGAGCGGCTGATGCGCTCCCGGTTCAGCGCCTTCGCCGTCGGCGACACCGCCTACCTGCTGCGCTCCTGGCATCCCGCCACCCGTCCGGCCCGCCTCGACCTGGATCCCGAACAGCGCTGGGAGCGGCTGGAGATCCTCGCCACCGAGCGCGGCGGGATGTTCGAGACGGAGGGCTCGGTGGAGTTCCGCGCCCACTACCGCGAGGGCCGGCACACCGGCTCGCTGCACGAGCACAGCAGCTTCTCCCGCGAGGCCGGAGCCTGGGTCTACGTCGGCCCCCTCTCCCCCGTCGACTTCGACTGA
- a CDS encoding sensor histidine kinase: MRTPRRRPEAAAPRLPAPPARGRRAHAGPPAEEPAEIRDHQPHPPAARASGSRPRLRLRPATVRAKIVSLLMVPVVSLLALWAFATVNTAQDIARLSRVHQVDAEIRTPVAAAVTELQAERRAAVRLLADPAADPSVLDQQARRTDTAVRRLRLGDQHTVADSGDYRSDIVVRLEAFVAAAEGLGSARKDITDRRATPEAAYAIYSRVVDSAFAASGALTGGEKAELGPDARVLLEFSRAAELLSREDALLAAPGPRTAETLRQLTGAVEARRALTDSAARDLPAAQQAVWESAAKSAAYADLTGAEDRALSAGTSKESRGVPAGWEAAHNAIASSMREVEAAVHATGTERADPFTEGALTPAGAAVLLGLAAVAASLVISVRIGRALVVELVSLRNTALEIAHRKLPQAMERLRAGQEIDVAAETPPGPPAEDEITQVGEALGTVHRAALSAAVERAELASGISGVFVNLARRSQVLVHKQLTLLDSMERRADDPNELGDLFRLDHLTTRMRRHAESLIILSGATPGRAWRMPVPLTNVVRAAVSEIEDYPRIEVRQLAEAAVVGGAVADLTHLLAELIENAATFSPPHTKVRVSGEPVGTGYVLEVEDRGLGMGPETLGDANRRIEQSESLDLFDSDRLGLFVVSRLSARHGVKVHLRTSPYGGTTAVVLLPNSMLQGAITAGGPAAAHAAAHDAAPAQGSAPGSATARGAARAPRPEPSAAASGGASSPSASSPAPKPVARAEQPPAMAVVREDAQPPAPAGAPDPVREEPRPAPVASLRPRAPGGAGARTQAAAAPPASVTELPRRVRQASLVPQLREAPAPKAPASSRLPEEPSGRSPEQARDRMAAYRAGWVRGAQENSPHAGSEGEV, encoded by the coding sequence ATGCGAACACCCCGCAGAAGACCGGAAGCAGCGGCGCCGAGGCTGCCCGCGCCCCCGGCACGCGGCCGCCGGGCCCACGCCGGGCCGCCGGCCGAGGAGCCTGCGGAGATCCGGGACCACCAGCCCCACCCGCCCGCCGCGCGCGCGAGCGGATCCCGGCCGCGGTTGCGGCTGCGCCCCGCCACCGTCCGCGCGAAGATCGTCTCGCTGCTGATGGTCCCCGTCGTGTCGCTCCTCGCCCTCTGGGCCTTCGCCACGGTCAACACCGCCCAGGACATCGCCCGGCTCAGCCGGGTCCACCAGGTCGACGCCGAGATACGCACGCCCGTCGCCGCCGCCGTCACCGAACTCCAGGCCGAACGGCGCGCAGCCGTCCGCCTCCTCGCCGACCCCGCCGCCGACCCGAGCGTCCTGGACCAGCAGGCCCGCCGGACCGACACCGCCGTGCGGCGGCTGCGGCTCGGCGACCAGCACACCGTCGCCGACTCCGGCGACTACCGTTCCGACATCGTGGTCCGGCTGGAGGCGTTCGTCGCCGCCGCCGAGGGCCTCGGCTCGGCGCGCAAGGACATCACCGACCGCCGCGCCACCCCCGAGGCGGCCTACGCGATCTACAGCCGCGTGGTCGACTCCGCCTTCGCCGCCTCAGGCGCCCTGACCGGCGGAGAGAAGGCCGAACTCGGACCCGACGCCCGGGTCCTGCTCGAATTCTCCCGCGCCGCGGAACTGCTGTCCCGGGAGGACGCACTGCTCGCCGCCCCCGGTCCGCGCACGGCCGAAACGCTTCGGCAACTGACCGGCGCCGTCGAGGCCCGCCGCGCTCTCACCGACTCCGCCGCCCGCGACCTCCCCGCCGCCCAGCAGGCCGTCTGGGAGTCCGCCGCCAAGAGCGCCGCGTACGCCGACCTCACCGGAGCCGAGGACCGGGCGCTGTCCGCAGGCACCTCCAAGGAGAGCCGCGGGGTGCCCGCCGGATGGGAGGCCGCCCACAACGCCATCGCCTCCTCGATGCGGGAGGTCGAGGCGGCCGTACACGCCACGGGCACCGAGCGGGCCGATCCGTTCACCGAAGGGGCGCTCACCCCCGCCGGGGCCGCCGTGCTCCTGGGCCTGGCGGCCGTCGCCGCCTCACTCGTCATCTCGGTCCGGATCGGCCGGGCCCTGGTCGTCGAACTCGTCTCGCTGCGCAACACCGCCCTGGAGATCGCCCACCGCAAACTCCCGCAGGCGATGGAGCGGCTGCGTGCCGGTCAGGAGATCGACGTCGCGGCCGAGACCCCGCCCGGGCCCCCGGCCGAGGACGAGATCACCCAGGTCGGCGAGGCGCTCGGCACCGTTCACCGTGCCGCGCTCAGTGCCGCCGTCGAACGGGCCGAACTCGCCAGCGGCATCTCGGGCGTCTTCGTCAACCTCGCCCGCCGCAGCCAGGTCCTCGTGCACAAGCAGCTCACCCTGCTCGACTCGATGGAACGCCGTGCCGACGACCCGAACGAGCTCGGCGACCTCTTCCGCCTCGACCACCTGACCACCCGGATGCGCCGGCACGCGGAAAGCCTGATCATCCTGTCGGGTGCCACCCCGGGCCGGGCCTGGCGCATGCCGGTTCCGCTGACCAACGTCGTGCGGGCCGCCGTCTCCGAGATCGAGGACTACCCGCGGATCGAGGTCCGGCAGCTCGCGGAAGCCGCCGTGGTCGGGGGCGCCGTCGCCGACCTCACCCACCTGCTCGCCGAACTCATCGAGAACGCCGCCACGTTCTCACCGCCGCACACCAAGGTCCGGGTCAGCGGCGAGCCCGTCGGCACCGGTTACGTGCTGGAGGTCGAGGACCGCGGGCTCGGCATGGGTCCCGAAACCCTCGGCGACGCCAACCGGCGCATCGAGCAGTCCGAGTCCCTCGACCTCTTCGACAGCGACCGGCTCGGGCTCTTCGTGGTCAGCCGGCTCTCGGCCCGCCACGGAGTCAAGGTGCACCTGCGCACCTCGCCCTACGGCGGCACCACCGCGGTGGTGCTCCTGCCCAACTCCATGCTCCAGGGTGCGATCACGGCCGGAGGCCCCGCCGCCGCCCACGCCGCCGCTCACGACGCTGCCCCCGCCCAGGGCTCGGCCCCGGGCTCCGCCACGGCCCGGGGAGCCGCCCGGGCACCCCGCCCGGAGCCGTCGGCCGCCGCTTCGGGCGGGGCCTCGTCGCCGTCCGCCTCCTCCCCGGCGCCGAAGCCGGTCGCGCGGGCCGAACAGCCGCCCGCGATGGCCGTCGTACGGGAGGACGCGCAGCCCCCCGCTCCGGCCGGGGCCCCGGACCCCGTACGCGAGGAGCCGCGCCCGGCCCCGGTGGCTTCCCTCCGGCCGCGTGCCCCCGGCGGCGCGGGGGCCCGTACCCAGGCGGCCGCGGCGCCCCCGGCCTCGGTGACGGAACTGCCGCGCCGGGTGCGCCAGGCCAGCCTCGTCCCGCAGCTCCGGGAGGCCCCCGCCCCGAAGGCCCCGGCCTCGTCCCGGCTCCCCGAGGAGCCGTCGGGCCGCAGCCCGGAGCAGGCCCGGGACCGGATGGCGGCCTACCGGGCCGGCTGGGTCCGCGGCGCCCAGGAGAACTCCCCTCACGCAGGCAGCGAAGGAGAAGTGTGA
- a CDS encoding MHYT domain-containing protein — MGHLDHAAYGWLTPALSYVMASIGAALGLRCTVRALATTGASRRNWLLAAASAIGTGIWTMHFVAMLGFEVTGTEIHYNVPLTILSLLVAMLVVGAGVFAVGYGRDRNRSLVLGGLTTGLGVASMHYLGMAALRLHGDVSYDPLTVGLSVAIAVIAATAALWAALNIKSPVAVAVASLVMGAAVSSMHYTGMMAVAVSVSPSDATLPGATAMQFIFPLAVGLGSYLFITAAFVALSPTVDGRAASVSARHLGEPTVTAH, encoded by the coding sequence CTGGGACATCTGGACCACGCCGCCTATGGGTGGCTGACACCCGCGCTGTCATATGTGATGGCATCGATCGGCGCCGCCCTCGGGCTGCGCTGCACCGTCCGTGCGCTCGCCACGACCGGAGCCTCCCGCCGCAACTGGCTCCTCGCCGCGGCCTCCGCCATCGGCACCGGCATCTGGACCATGCACTTCGTCGCGATGCTCGGCTTCGAGGTCACGGGCACCGAGATCCACTACAACGTGCCGCTCACGATCCTCAGCCTGCTCGTCGCCATGCTGGTCGTCGGAGCCGGAGTCTTCGCCGTCGGCTACGGCAGGGACCGCAACCGGTCCCTCGTGCTGGGCGGCCTCACCACCGGACTCGGCGTCGCCAGCATGCACTACCTGGGCATGGCGGCCCTGCGCCTGCACGGCGACGTCTCCTACGATCCGCTCACCGTCGGACTCTCCGTCGCCATCGCGGTGATCGCGGCGACCGCCGCCCTGTGGGCCGCGCTCAACATCAAGTCACCGGTGGCGGTCGCCGTCGCCTCGCTCGTCATGGGCGCCGCCGTCAGCAGCATGCACTACACGGGGATGATGGCCGTCGCCGTGAGCGTCAGCCCCTCGGACGCGACCCTGCCCGGGGCCACGGCCATGCAGTTCATCTTCCCGCTCGCCGTCGGCCTGGGCTCGTACCTGTTCATCACCGCCGCCTTCGTCGCGCTCTCCCCGACGGTCGACGGGCGGGCCGCCTCCGTTTCCGCCCGGCACCTGGGGGAGCCCACGGTGACCGCCCACTGA
- a CDS encoding roadblock/LC7 domain-containing protein — MIEHQRIDLDGVRRSGELDWLLDDLVLRVREVRHAVVLSNDGLAVGASSALSREDAEHLAAVASGFHSLAKGAGRHFHAGGVRQTMVEMDEGFLFVAAAGDGSCLAVLSAASADIGLIAYEMARLVKRVGEHLYTPPRFAAHPPAAG, encoded by the coding sequence ATGATCGAACACCAGAGGATCGACCTCGACGGCGTCCGCAGGTCCGGTGAACTGGACTGGCTGCTCGACGACCTCGTGCTCCGGGTCCGTGAGGTCCGGCACGCCGTGGTCCTCTCCAACGACGGCCTGGCGGTCGGCGCCTCCAGCGCACTGAGCCGGGAGGACGCCGAGCACCTGGCCGCGGTGGCCTCCGGCTTCCACAGCCTGGCCAAGGGCGCGGGACGGCACTTCCACGCCGGGGGCGTGCGCCAGACGATGGTCGAGATGGACGAGGGGTTCCTCTTCGTCGCGGCCGCCGGTGACGGTTCGTGCCTGGCCGTGCTCAGTGCCGCCAGTGCCGACATCGGCCTGATCGCCTACGAGATGGCCCGGCTGGTGAAGCGGGTCGGCGAGCACCTCTACACGCCGCCCCGGTTCGCGGCGCACCCGCCGGCCGCGGGCTGA